From a region of the Hemibagrus wyckioides isolate EC202008001 linkage group LG06, SWU_Hwy_1.0, whole genome shotgun sequence genome:
- the cobll1b gene encoding cordon-bleu protein-like 1b isoform X4, whose protein sequence is MSSNVPAVTHTTMEQKENLLEQELLLTVVLPEGVEKTTMVHGSKPMIDLLVMLCAKYHLNPSGHTIELVSTNKNHIKFKPNALIGALEAEKVLLKPKGMEDQNKKTGPQMPEATVRLVINYKRTQKTILRVNPKIALQELLPAICEKCEFDLQSTVLLKNVHSQEALDLSNSLNDLSLRELYARDTRVISPTDFPPSPTHSDVIQPSKDKLQKEKENKGLFGMFRRGSKKKSDQTSTVSAPASPINRKSRPMSMSSISMHSSTYDSNTMPSDAPKKRRAPLPPQMTPSDLSHMHSNSQTSSHPDGNQVTASLRRSLSTDSSLKRSKRKAPPPPASPTSPSMTHDEKTQDTAVTGLLATPEELPEYQESSMVSDTTVVTVSSSPESLSPLPELLEDDSSVNLSADISMDSGRAETASPTQDSEMESAAPPRESLQKVSSDLTTDGKVAADSEVKNQPEADSNARLQSTNGASVDERTETACLTAECSTALKELSIAPMDAAQGSIDLVSHTQQAEPQAPPKPSYAAAAVQTTPNAFSTATSASQTHTEIQTKTCGLTEATPTPDSFACMPVALGSPKKDMATSTEETQRQEIHPVQSVDTQTSTHTHLPEGPKSTQTPSPENQKPPQISSGAKHGSLQYVVASETKPKPSNELTREYIPKVGMTTYTVVPPKTLDKLRFFEVELTLESSSVPGVQEVNVESLSQKATAAAASPTRFECRPGSISDLSPPISPTVESPSNSSCILQAKEKKVPPATRPKPASFRLPQNKRTPGSYVSSALVRSMSLSEEKEPLRSPQRESFHGFMQETFPPPPPPIQWEEEMKSTEEQHISPPTSPSKQEKMERSSPASSPRETEVFSGSAHSVLSRQMSLPTAGLSLEKLRSFAAPKPYSSSTPSRFAQAVNSAVKRSQSVTHNPDRLCGHKVPLSMTKRCTIREADEFVELPTSRDVDSGHGQRKSSSNSYGSPVEDTEDVWKRRTPEISTNSCSNTHCI, encoded by the exons ATGTCATCTAATGTCcctgcagtaacacacactaccatggAGCAGAAGGAGAATTTACTGGAGCAAGAGCTGTTACTGACAGTGGTGCTGCCTGAAGGGGTGGAGAAGACCACAATGGTTCATGGAAG TAAACCCATGATTGACCTACTCGTGATGCTGTGTGCAAAGTACCATCTCAACCCATCAGGCCACACCATTGAGCTAGTCTCCACCAATAAGAATCACATAAAGTTTAAGCCTAATGCTCTTATTGGTGCTCTGGAGGCTGAGAAGGTTCTGCTCAAGCCCAAAGGTATGGAGGACCAGAATAAGAAGACTGGACCACAAATGCCAGAG GCTACTGTGCGTCTGGTAATAAACTATAAAAGGACCCAGAAGACAATTTTGCGAGTGAACCCTAAGATTGCTCTGCAGGAACTGCTGCCTGCTATCTGCGAGAAATGTGAATTTGATCTCCAGAGTACCGTGCTGCTGAAGAACGTGCACTCACAGGAGGCTTTGGACCTGAGCAACTCTCTCAATGATCTCAGCCTCCGGGAGCTCTACGCCAGAGACACACGGG TTATCAGTCCAACAGACTTCCCTCCATCACCAACTCATTCAG ATGTTATTCAACCTAGCAAGGACAAACtccagaaagaaaaggaaaataaaggcCTGTTTGGCATGTTCAGACGAGGAAGTAAGAAGAAATCTGATCAG ACATCAACTGTGAGTGCGCCAGCATCTCCAATCAACAGGAAATCAAGACCTATGAGCATGAGTTCCATCAGCATGCATTCCTCAACATACGACTCCAACACTATGCCGTCTGACGCACCGAAGAAGAGACGGGCCCCTCTGCCCCCACAGATGACACCCTCTGACCTCAGCCATATGCACAGCAACTCTCAAACAAGCAGTCATCCTGATGGCAACCAG GTCACAGCGTCTCTGAGACGAAGTTTATCTACCGATTCGTCTCTAAAGAGGAGTAAGAGGAAGGCCCCACCACCCCCTGCCTCCCCCACCAGCCCCTCAATGACCCATGATGAAAAAACGCAGGATACAGCTGTAACAG GGTTGCTAGCAACTCCTGAGGAGCTTCCAGAATATCAGGAGTCTTCTATGGTCTCCGACACTACTGTTGTCACTGTAAGCTCCAGTCCTGAGAGTTTGAGTCCTCTACCAGAGCTTCTAGAGGATGACAGCAGCGTTAACCTCTCTGCGGACATCTCAATGGACTCTGGCAGAGCTGAAACTGCCTCCCCGACTCAGGATTCAGAGATGGAAAGTGCAGCTCCACCTAGGGAGAGCCTACAAAAAGTGTCCTCTGATCTGACCACAGATGGCAA AGTAGCTGCAGACTCTGAGGTGAAAAATCAGCCAGAGGCTGATTCCAATGCTCGATTACAGTCAACAAATGGTG CCAGTGTTGATGAAAGGACTGAAACGGCATGTTTAACTGCTGAATGTTCTACAGCATTGAAGGAATTGAGCATTGCACCAATGGATGCAGCTCAGGGTTCTATAGACCTAGTCTCACACACCCAGCAGGCAGAGCCACAGGCTCCTCCTAAGCCTAGTTATGCAGCAGCTGCAGTACAAACAACACCAAACGCTTTCTCCACTGCAACAAGTGCaagtcagacacacactgaaattcAAACAAAGACGTGCGGCTTAACTGAGGCTACACCTACCCCGGATTCATTCGCCTGTATGCCGGTAGCTTTAGGTAGCCCAAAAAAGGACATGGCCACATCTACAGAAGAGACCCAAAGACAAGAAATTCACCCTGTTCAAAGCGTTGATACGcagacatccacacacactcacctccccGAAGGCCCCAAATCCACACAGACTCCCAGCCCTGAAAATCAAAAGCCACCACAAATTTCCTCAGGAGCTAAACATGGAAGCTTACAGTACGTTGTTGCCTCTGAGACTAAGCCTAAGCCCTCAAATGAACTCACCCGTGAATACATCCCCAAAGTAGGAATGACCACCTACACTGTTGTGCCTCCGAAGACCTTGGACAAGCTACGCTTCTTTGAAGTGGAGCTGACGCTTGAGTCTTCCAGTGTGCCTGGAGTTCAGGAAGTGAATGTGGAATCTTTAAGTCAAAAagctacagcagcagcagcatctccCACTAGGTTTGAATGCAGGCCTGGCAGTATCAGTGatctttctccacccatttcCCCAACTGTAGAATCTCCTTCAAACTCCTCTTGTATACTTCAGGCCAAGGAGAAGAAAGTTCCACCTGCAACCAGGCCCAAACCAGCTTCTTTCCGCTTACCACAGAACAAAAGAACACCTGGAAGTTACGTCAGCTCAGCATTGGTGCGCAGTATGAGTTTGAGTGAGGAAAAAGAGCCTCTACGTAGCCCGCAGAGGGAGAGTTTCCATGGGTTTATGCAGGAGACCTTCCCCCCTCCTCCACCACCCATCCAGTGggaggaggagatgaagagTACAGAGGAGCAGCATATTTCTCCACCAACATCTCCTTCAAAGCAGGAGAAGATGGAGAGATCTAGTCCCGCTTCCTCACCGAGAGAGACTGAAGTGTTCAGTGGATCAGCACATTCGGTCTTGTCGCGCCAAATGAGTTTACCAACTGCTGGCCTGTCTCTGGAAAAACTGCGGAGTTTTGCTGCACCCAAGCCATACTCATCATCCACACCATCACGCTTTGCCCAGGCTGTCAATTCTGCAGTCAAGAGATCCCAGTCTGTTACCCATAATCCTGATAGGCTGTGTGGACACAAGGTGCCTTTGTCGATGACTAAACGTTGCACAATCAGAGAGGCAGATGAGTTTGTTGAATTGCCCACTTCAAGG GATGTGGACAGTGGGCATGGACAGAGGAAGAGCAGCAGTAACTCCTATGGTTCTCCAGTTGAGGACACAGAGGACGTGTGGAAAAGGAGAACACCTGAGATCTCCACAAATAGTTGCTCTAACACTCACTGCATCTGA